From the Theileria equi strain WA chromosome 4 map unlocalized gcontig_1105316255041, whole genome shotgun sequence genome, one window contains:
- a CDS encoding signal peptide containing protein (encoded by transcript BEWA_046910A) — protein sequence MRLYILLSILAAIKLCSAGWPCCFKCCTGGDAEEAEDQNVLDISKVDKTLFQVEENDEERAIYPRTHCVITEVLEGNIPIWKAQGPQTCSLVRLSLKKGSLIAAKLSIVEDDKTVVETFTRKGNEWTPGDSEAEMESMHPAFGAKHQTELSDEIRPRVFSEDTLKRSTESQIAKRGEGDEATKPSPHQKKRPNLRLELITPLELDISNPDKKNICAGGRRKNGMDHKSFFPRKEYSISSVHDNGYTIWKSLGIERCFFVEYYSARECMILYIEAGTGKKVTSLFFEKSEDAWVEIDSVQFAKRLQDIKQARSSRSSTS from the coding sequence ATGAGACTCTACATTCTATTATCCATTCTTGCCGCCATTAAACTCTGCAGTGCCGGTTGGCCGTGTTGTTTCAAGTGTTGCACTGGAGGAGATGCTGAAGAAGCAGAGGATCAAAAcgttttggatatttcaaagGTGGACAAAACACTCTTTCAAGTTGAGGAAAATGATGAGGAACGAGCAATTTATCCGAGAACACACTGTGTTATTACGGAGGTTTTGGAAGGTAACATTCCAATCTGGAAGGCACAAGGTCCCCAAACTTGTTCGCTTGTCAGACTATCACTGAAGAAAGGGTCTCTAATAGCTGCCAAATTGAGTATTGTAGAGGATGACAAGACGGTGGTAGAGACATTTACAAGGAAGGGAAATGAATGGACACCAGGCGACTCTGAGGCTGAAATGGAGTCCATGCACCCAGCATTTGGCGCAAAACACCAGACTGAACTTTCAGACGAGATAAGACCCAGAGTATTTTCAGAGGATACACTCAAAAGAAGTACAGAATCGCAAATTGCCAAAAGGGGAGAGGGTGATGAAGCCACAAAGCCGTCCCCTCATCAAAAAAAGCGTCCAAATTTGAGACTAGAGCTCATTACTCCACTTGAATTGGATATTTCCAACCCAGACAAGAAGAATATTTGCGCAGGTGGACGTAGAAAGAATGGAATGGACCACAAGTCATTCTTTCCAAGGAAGGAGTATTCCATTTCCTCCGTACATGATAATGGGTATACAATCTGGAAAAGCCTCGGTATAGAACGCTGCttctttgtggaatatTACTCTGCAAGAGAATGCATGATTCTCTATATTGAGGCTGGCACTGGTAAAAAGGTTACATCCCtattttttgaaaagtCTGAAGATGCATGGGTAGAGATTGATAGTGTGCAATTTGCCAAACGACTTCAGGATATCAAGCAGGCGCGCTCCTCGAGGAGCTCCACATCTTGA
- a CDS encoding Sec1 family member protein (encoded by transcript BEWA_046920A), with translation MDSVEFYGEWIDIEVVSTDNTGKGAGSTTYTYGVFGQDDGVKVNKTEDPASSGFWNFEHTKNGSSGLPFKVEKVICGELTDGLGINNTDILHLAVGYWKETVATMHNPSLIEIRDTNGDYDYYSSKNGINWQPLSGNGGSLLSGEDLEIQLDDLNCQYHKLVTMDLTKSHSEKHTSGENGTQYCCKEYNSKVQVSELTISCKLQHNPNHVTAYKHSIVRTSKLAGIKYYDGGLNTNALRKRITAPELNFPIKGPVDIYTFYCKEEAPVLVYIDSPRNDAAKECIAPATTPSGAVEDLGETVLKTVSPLIKIGLTESAIVTLLRWFATEKLLQTGAALTDSDTVKDANDDKEDEAKPKVRVPGEDKDVAKPEVSHAPQYPPEETLVPPDEAATYSRTTTAGSGKQVGKYCNEYGCKSGGCQCGSRGGPCKPNLCTSTNCQCCKEREGLIWAIRKVVIPFGKSIILVDFKSLRMISSCCSISDLMDEGVELVELITKKRQSIRNRNAICILSDDPSSLDLLCEDFVPGKEKYKALFIIFNYHLQDDSALRQIAECIDIDIVLGCVELHLNFCSYEDRIFHGLMGNTLTRVYPQFQRSIVYPISSRIASFLSTMNARPKIRFYRSKSGICESVAKTVAAFLDIFGKVKDDKDSENGGVNKNSGDVLYILDRSFDFTSLFIHEYTYQAFVYDMLGVPVCSEASEGVTDDTWEFKFVTNAGKKETKVALLNSQNDVLWEKYRHLHIQKVNSDVLDQIKKLSMDTKMPGKQKTISNPPSITSMTSIPTSKQGSIPASQLSLKQMTSIGTVHSSPSIHTDLGSGRPFETQHSKVADIYGTLEIVRNIPQMQYLLEKYWAHVSISERCFEVVQSKDLLKIGAVEQNIATNVDKHGKHISHSKVHQQIFQLFLDTSMDEEDRLRLLILYITSYKNVEKKNIEKLLEVSSISIDGRRVIEDIVNLFSITFTEGSDSKTSHRYDSEKFYKKYASAAEFDLSRYVPYLHHILDKIIKGKVDPELFPYLDSSQETTKEAKEDEVEKEQWTFFEKEEVSKPKVILYIIGGITFSEMREIYAATNRSDFDFYLGGDHITTPSRLIGGFYHRRVSI, from the exons atggactcggtggaattttatggagagtGGATAGATATTGAGGTTGTATCgactgac AATACCGGAAAGGGAGCTGGATCTACTACGTATACTTATGGAGTATTTGGCCAAGATGATGGTGTTAAAGTAAATAAAACTGAGGATCCTGCTAGCTCTGGCTTCTGGAACTTTGAACATACCAAAAATGGTAGTAGTGGACTACCATTCAAAGTTGAGAAAGTAATATGCGGTGAACTCACTGATGGTTTAGGTATCAATAACACTGATATTCTACATCTGGCAGTAGGGTATTGGAAAGAGACAGTTGCAACTATGCACAACCCTAGCCTAATAGAAATACGAGATACAAATGGAGACTATGATTATTATTCCAGCAAAAATGGTATAAATTGGCAACCGCTTTCTGGAAATGGTGGCTCTCTACTTTCCGGCGAGGATCTTGAGATTCAGCTGGACGATCTCAATTGCCAATACCACAAATTGGTAACCATGGATCTTACTAAAAGCCATTCCGAGAAACATACTAGTGGTGAAAATGGAACACAGTATTGTTGTAAAGAGTATAATAGTAAGGTTCAAGTTAGTGAATTGACAATTTCCTGTAAGTTGCAACACAATCCAAACCATGTTACAGCATATAAACACTCCATTGTTCGTACTTCAAAACTAGCGGGTATTAAGTATTATGATGGTGGTCTTAATACCAATGCTCttaggaagagaataaccGCTCCTGAATTGAACTTTCCCATTAAAGGTCCAGTAGATATTTACACCTTCTACTGTAAAGAGGAGGCCCCGGTTCTCGTCTACATTGACTCACCTAGAAACGATGCGGCTAAAG AATGTATTGCCCCTgctactactccatctgGAGCTGTAGAAGACCTTGGTGAAACAGTATTGAAAACAGTTAGCCCTCTTATCAAAATTGGATTAACCGAATCAGCCATAGTTACTTTACTTAGATGGTTTGCTACGGAGAAACTTCTTCAAACTGGAGCTGCTCTAACTGATAGTGACACTGTTAAAGATGCTAATGATGAcaaagaagatgaagctAAACCTAAAGTAAGAGTCCCTGGTGAAGATAAGGATGTTGCTAAACCTGAAGTTTCTCATGCTCCTCAATATCCTCCTGAAGAAACTCTTGTTCCTCCTGATGAAGCTGCTACTTATAGTCGAACTACTACTGCTGGTTCTGGTAAGCAAgtaggtaaatactgcaatGAATATGGATGCAAAAGCGGCGGTTGTCAATGTGGAAGCCGTGGAGGACCCTGTAAACCCAACCTATGTACATCTACCAACTGccaatgctgtaaagagagGGAAG GCCTCATTTGGGCGATAAGAAAGGTTGTGATTCCATTTGGAAAATCCATTATTCTGGTTGACTTCAAGAGTCTCCGTATGATTTCATCTTGTTGTTCCATTAGTGACCTTATGGATGAGGGAGTTGAGCTCGTTGAACTTATTACAAAGAAGCGTCAATCCATACGAAACAGAAATGCAATTTGTATACTGAGTGATGATCCATCGTCTTTGGATCTCCTCTGCGAGGACTTTGTCCCAGGCAAGGAAAAATACAAGGCGCtatttattatttttaaCTACCATCTTCAAGATGATAGTGCTCTGCGTCAAATTGCAGAATGTATAGACATTGATATTGTTTTGGGGTGTGTTGAGTTACATCTCAACTTTTGCTCATATGAAGATCGCATATTTCATGGATTAATGGGTAATACCCTCACCAGAGTTTACCCACAGTTTCAAAGATCCATCGTATATCCTATATCATCACGAATTGCTTCATTTCTATCGACGATGAATGCGCGTCCAAAGATTCGGTTTTATCGGTCAAAGTCTGGGATTTGTGAATCTGTAGCAAAGACAGTTGCTGCATTTTTAGacatttttggaaaggttaaagatgataaagacTCTGAAAATGGTGGAGTAAATAAGAACAGTGGAGATGTATTGTATATCCTAGATCGATCATTTGATTTTACTTCTTTATTCATCCACGAGTACACTTATCAAGCATTTGTATACGATATGCTTGGAGTACCCGTATGCAGTGAAGCTAGTGAAGGAGTGACGGATGATACTTGGGAATTTAAATTTGTCACAAATGCAG GCAAAAAAGAGACAAAGGTCGCACTTTTAAACAGCCAAAATGACGTACTTTGGGAAAAGTACCGTCACTTGCATATTCAAAAGGTAAATTCCGATGTCCTTGACCAAATTAAAAAGCTATCAATGGATACGAAAATGCCTGGGAAACAAAAGACAATTTCCAACCCTCCATCTATAACCTCAATGACATCTATACCAACCTCTAAACAAGGTTCAATACCAGCTTCGCAATTATCACTCAAACAAATGACTTCGATTGGGACAGTTCATAGTTCTCCATCCATTCACACAGATTTAGGCTCTGGGCGTCCTTTTGAGACACAACATAGCAAGGTTGCGGATATTTACGGTACTTTGGAGATTGTGAGAAACATTCCACAGATGCAGTACCTCTTGGAAAAGTACTGGGCGCATGTAAGCATAAGTGAGCGTTGCTTCGAGGTTGTACAGTCCAAGGATTTGCTAAAGATTGGTGCCGTTGAACAAAATATTGCTACAAACGTGGACAAACACGGTAAGCACATTAGCCATTCAAAGGTGCACCAGCAGATTTTCCAGCTTTTCCTAGATACCAGTATGGACGAAGAGGACAGACTGAGACTTCTcattttgtacattacAAGTTATAAGAATGTTGAGAAAAAGAATATCGAAAAACTTCTGGAAGTTTCCTCTATCAGCATAGATGGCAGAAGGGTCATCGAGGATATAGTTAACCTGTTTAGTATAACATTTACTGAGGGATCCGATTCAAAGACGAGTCATCGGTACGACTCTgaaaaattttacaaaaagTATGCCAGTGCTGCAGAGTTTGATTTATCGCGATATGTTCCCTACTTGCATCACATATTGGATAAGATTATAAAGGGAAAGGTGGATCCCGAGCTTTTTCCATATCTGGATTCGTCCCAGGAGACTACAAAGGAGGCGAAGGAGGATGAAGTGGAAAAGGAGCAATGGACcttttttgaaaaggaggaGGTGTCAAAGCCAAAGGTTATACTGTACATTATTGGAGGAATTACATTTTCAGAAATGAGGGAGATTTACGCAGCTACAAATCGGTCAGACTTTGACTTTTATCTAGGAGGAGATCACATTACAACTCCAAGCAGATTAATAGGTGGATTCTATCATCGGAGAGTTAGCATTTGA
- a CDS encoding hypothetical protein (encoded by transcript BEWA_046930A) gives MTEGYGVYHGEYHTFFEPLTVTLRITFAIGSSAPYDLPCPSLCQLLPGRLSLFNLVERDFNMRLYILLPILAVIKLCSAGWPCCLRGSEEENDDADGLNRRNDNEASGSRAHERAYSQSEEPLIPSDMHALDLANPSPQQVYKSEEIHDNILWHVLTPKANVKITHLVDDGIIFAEVEGTFKHAKITPGHRNRLLFIRSKVGGGWKISCFEKRNGRWKRIGGAELRRRSRRYSSYYDDRESGSGGWKFWKRLRNQDPA, from the coding sequence ATGACTGAAGGATATGGAGTATACCATGGAGAATATCACACATTCTTTGAGCCCCTGACAGTCACGCTACGCATTACGTTTGCCATTGGCAGCAGTGCCCCTTATGACCTCCCCTGTCCCTCTCTTTGCCAGTTGCTGCCGGGACGTCTTTCACTATTTAACCTTGTAGAAAGGGACTTCAACATGAGACTCTACATTCTATTACCCATCCTTGCAGTCATTAAACTCTGCAGTGCCGGTTGGCCGTGTTGTTTGAGGGGAAGcgaggaagagaatgatgaCGCGGATGGACTCAACCGAAGGAATGACAATGAAGCAAGTGGATCAAGGGCTCATGAAAGGGCTTATTCTCAGTCTGAGGAGCCCCTAATTCCATCTGACATGCATGCACTTGACCTCGCAAACCCCAGTCCTCAGCAGGTTTATAAAAGTGAAGAGATACACGATAATATACTTTGGCACGTCTTAACTCCAAAGGCTAATGTCAAGATTACCCACTTGGTCGACGATGGTATCATTTTTGCGGAAGTTGAGGGGACTTTTAAACACGCCAAAATCACACCAGGGCATCGGAACAGACTCTTATTTATTCGCAGTAAAGTAGgtggaggatggaaaattAGCTGTTTTGAAAAGAGGAATGGGAGGTGGAAGAGGATCGGAGGAGCTGAGCTCCGCAGGAGGAGTAGAAGGTACAGCAGTTATTACGATGATAGAGAGTCTGGAAGTGGCGGTTGGAAGTTTTGGAAGAGACTTCGAAACCAAGATCCCGCGTAA
- a CDS encoding signal peptide containing protein (encoded by transcript BEWA_046940A), with protein MMIILSFCILLRLNFVCSLPLKEKIPVDVNIREHRITYVTVSPSVRFFGGVNYNIQRGCRHTHIIGDILDGDKLIISGDSTAVSRYLLTIEREDNTKYIRVITRRKLGRKHSSQVHEFIKEHNDIKFYKVFRIPLQLDILSQQTDKFVNADVVVDWEPKKSLVECYTDGQVPEEETEKIGIPRDLDILPVKFTVKDDMQDDYVISTVKYGRVILDTGSDTLISREVSWEGGIDDPYIQIVSRYNNWTQSVVKYKYIGGEYDRFYIYKKKINQLDLRE; from the coding sequence ATGATGATCATCCTCTCGTTTTGTATTCTGCTACGATTAAATTTTGTGTGCAGTCTGCCCTTGAAGGAAAAGATACCTGTGGATGTAAACATACGCGAGCATCGCATAACGTACGTTACAGTTAGCCCATCAGTTAGGTTTTTTGGGGGTGTAAACTACAACATTCAACGGGGATGCAGGCATACTCACATTATTGGCGATATCCTAGACGGTGATAAACTTATTATCTCGGGAGATTCCACGGCTGTGAGCAGATACCTCCTGACTATTGAACGCGAGGATAACACGAAATACATCCGAGTAATCACCAGACGGAAACTTGGGAGGAAACACTCTAGCCAGGTCCACGAGTTTATAAAGGAACATAATGACATCAAGTTTTACAAAGTCTTCCGGATCCCCTTGCAACTGGACATTTTATCACAGCAAACCGACAAGTTTGTAAATGCTGACGTTGTCGTCGACTGGGAACCAAAGAAGAGTTTGGTTGAATGCTATACTGATGGCCAAGTGCCAGAGGAGGAAACTGAAAAGATTGGCATCCCGAGAGACCTCGATATTCTGCCAGTCAAGTTCACAGTAAAGGACGATATGCAAGACGACTATGTTATCAGCACTGTAAAGTATGGGAGAGTGATTTTGGACACTGGATCAGACACGTTGATAAGTAGAGAAGTCTCATGGGAAGGAGGTATTGACGATCCTTACATACAAATTGTATCAAGATACAACAATTGGACTCAAAGCGTAGTCAAGTACAAGTATATCGGAGGAGAATACGACAGATTTTATATctacaagaagaaaataaatcAACTTGATCTACGGGAGTGA
- a CDS encoding signal peptide containing protein (encoded by transcript BEWA_046950A) → MEALLRLAILFTMLSTRTALAGDGVQVQKEKKSLNLHICGENQRQIMGIVNHSTGEIKYTIKPRLNKNYKIGAVFDGTHLILEDESTIIDRNVLFRYFTDGTRYIMVTTAKGGVEDSKVEITEMIKKTDDMMYMPLVRWPLDLNLVDQHDERFIKVTNGIKRGIIVYTTKNDMELDFFIGIVKYGRYIVDERVDGVLKKMIQVDKRRNPWIITISAFLNDGRFINLTYRIVGGIPMVSSRTGYY, encoded by the coding sequence ATGGAGGCACTTTTGAGACTAGCCATTCTGTTCACTATGTTGTCCACCAGGACCGCTCTTGCCGGAGATGGAGTTCAGGTTCAAAAGGAAAAAAAGTCTCTaaatctacacatttgtggaGAGAATCAACGCCAGATAATGGGTATTGTCAATCATAGCACGGGTGAGATAAAATATACCATCAAACCCAGGCTGAACAAAAACTACAAAATTGGAGCAGTTTTTGATGGAACGCACCTCATTCTTGAGGATGAAAGTACGATTATTGATAGGAATGTCCTATTTAGGTATTTTACAGATGGCACGAGATACATCATGGTCACAACTGCAAAAGGGGGAGTGGAAGATTCTAAAGTAGAAATCACAGAAATGATCAAGAAAACGGACGACATGATGTACATGCCACTGGTAAGATGGCCTCTAGATCTCAATTTAGTGGATCAACACGATGAGAGATTCATCAAGGTTACCAATGGAATTAAACGCGGAATTATCGTTTACACAACGAAAAACGATATGGAACTCGACTTTTTCATTGGCATAGTAAAGTACGGTAGATATATCGTTGACGAAAGGGTGGATGGAGTGCTCAAGAAAATGATCCAAGTAGACAAGAGAAGAAACCCATGGATAATAACAatttctgcatttttaaatgatgGAAGGTTCATAAATTTGACATACAGGATAGTTGGAGGTATTCCCATGGTATCAAGTAGAACTGGTTACTATTAG